A single Curtobacterium sp. MCJR17_020 DNA region contains:
- a CDS encoding GNAT family N-acetyltransferase: protein MSEHSVHHARWTRLTTDELYGIVVLRNRVFALEQRVTAEDFDGRDREPETEHWWFGTDTEAVGYLRLIRPAADEEHPVDAPPPSWVIGRVATHPDHRGQGIAGRLVAAVLAAHGHEPVVLHAQEYVAALYERHGFVRFGTPYDEAGIRHVGMHRPGR from the coding sequence ATGTCCGAGCATTCCGTGCACCACGCCCGCTGGACCCGTCTGACGACGGACGAACTGTACGGCATCGTGGTGCTCCGGAACCGCGTCTTCGCACTCGAACAACGGGTGACGGCCGAGGACTTCGACGGCCGTGACCGCGAGCCCGAGACCGAGCACTGGTGGTTCGGTACGGACACCGAAGCGGTTGGGTACCTGAGGCTGATCCGACCGGCTGCGGACGAGGAGCACCCGGTGGACGCGCCGCCGCCGTCCTGGGTGATCGGCCGGGTCGCGACGCACCCCGACCACCGTGGGCAGGGCATCGCCGGCCGGCTCGTCGCCGCCGTGCTCGCGGCCCACGGGCACGAACCCGTCGTGCTGCACGCCCAGGAGTACGTCGCCGCGCTCTACGAACGCCACGGCTTCGTCCGGTTCGGGACGCCCTACGACGAAGCCGGCATCCGGCACGTCGGCATGCACCGCCCGGGGCGCTGA
- the msrB gene encoding peptide-methionine (R)-S-oxide reductase MsrB produces MAYNVDKSDAQWREDLSPDQYAVLRQAGTERPWTGELLDEERAGVYTCAACGAELFKSGTKFDSGCGWPSFYESVNPDAVQLIDDKSLGMVRTEVRCANCGSHLGHVFPDGFGTPTGDRYCMNSISLNFSEKPAE; encoded by the coding sequence ATGGCATACAACGTCGACAAGTCCGACGCCCAGTGGCGCGAGGATCTCTCCCCGGACCAGTACGCCGTCCTGCGTCAGGCGGGGACCGAACGGCCGTGGACCGGTGAACTCCTCGACGAGGAGCGTGCCGGCGTCTACACCTGTGCGGCCTGCGGCGCGGAGCTGTTCAAGAGCGGCACGAAGTTCGACTCCGGCTGCGGCTGGCCGTCGTTCTACGAGTCGGTGAACCCCGACGCCGTGCAGCTGATCGACGACAAGTCGCTCGGCATGGTGCGCACCGAGGTCCGTTGCGCGAACTGCGGTTCGCACCTGGGCCACGTGTTCCCCGACGGCTTCGGCACGCCCACCGGCGACCGGTACTGCATGAACTCGATCTCGCTGAACTTCTCGGAGAAGCCGGCCGAGTGA